The genomic window GAGTAAATCTCTATAGCCTGCAATGACAATTTCTCTCGTCTTTGTATTTGGCCATTGTTGTTTTGCGAGTTTCTTTTGTAGTTTCGAGATTTGTCTAAAAACTTGATCTTGCTTTTCTATTGTTGATAAGTACCTTGTTCCTCGAATTACACGTGTCATTGTCGCTATGGTGTCAATAGATTCGGCCCAGAATGATGTGAGCTTCTTTTTAAGCGCTCTTTGTTCTTTCGTTGAGATATAAACATCTTTTAATAGCTTCTCGCCTGAGATGATTTTGAAAAAAGAGTCTGAGTATAGTCCTTTTAGCATGGAAGCATGTAAGTAAACTTCCTTGGCGATTAAATCATTTTCAAGCAATTGTTGATTTTCGATAAGTAGTGAATAAGCGGCCTCAAAGTTTTGGGCCTTGATAAAATCTAGAGTGTAAATAATTTTTTGCGTGCTAGTTAAGTATTTAAAGGTAAAAAGAGTATCGGCCTTTTCACATTTTCCACTATAGAAGAAGCAGTAGATAGCCGAATCTGTCTCAAATGATTTTTCAGTTTGGGCCAGTAAGGATTGATCGATCAAGTGATTCTTAATACGAAGCTTTGTAAATACTGACTCGAGAAAGTGAATGTGATCATCAGTCTTAGGTGCAAAAGAAGACATAATCGAGTTTTCATAAGTTTGATTACTTAAGACTGTCCTAATATAGTCCTTGTTTGATGATTTTCTCGTGTAGTTAACGATAGTGTTATTAACATGATCTGAGAGACAGTTTGAAAGATAGTATGAGTACCAACTTTCGTTATATTCTTTATCTAATAGGTTCTCATATTGCTCACAAGCAACTTTGGTGTCACTGAGCGAAGTTGATAATAGTGCAAGTTCGTTTGTCTTCATGTTTGTATTGATCAATTTTGAATATAAAGACTGGTATTCTTTGCTTGTCTTGTTTTGACATTTAATAAGCTCAGTAGATATATCACTTACTAACTTCTTTGTGGTGTTTTGCGGGAGTTGCCACGAAAGTAGAGAGCAGTTGTTATAAGAACTAATCCTCTTGGTCTCAACGCCGAATTGATAGAAATCTGAATAGAGTTTATTCTTCTTTAAAATTGGTGAAATAAAGTCAGGCGAAATATTTGTTCTTGAGATTCCAGCAAAAATCCCTGAGATAAGCTCACTTGAGCTTGGAATTGTCTGTAGATTAAAATTTCTTGCCTTGTTTTTCTTTGCTTCGAGATACTCGACGTAAAGTCTACCAAAGTCGTAGACCATCGAATCAATAATCTGAGTTTTTTGTGATGTGATAAAATTATAAAGAAAGGACAATGCCTCTTCTTTTCTGTCAAGGTTAACCAGAACCCAAGTTTTTTGTAGAGTCAGATAGTCATAAAGATTTCTATTGTCTGGCTGATTTAAGGCCTTAGTATAGAAATCAAGGGCCGTTTCAAGATTTCCCGTCTCAAAACTTGTGTCAGCGAGAAGTCGTGTGAGACGTGCTCTATTTTTGATATCGAGTGCGGAGTATTTATCAAGAGCATTTTGAATATAATAAGACATGCTCTTTGAGGTTTTATACTCGGGATCTAGGCTTAGAAGGTAAGCGATTTCGCCTTGTTCATTTTCATCCTCAGTTTCATTGAAGCGCTCTTCGAGAAGACTAATTGCTTTTTTACTATTTCCTTCTTTTAGTAATAGAGTTGCCTGCTTGACTGTTGTGGAGGCAAGGGCATAGCAAGAAAGAGAGAGAATAAGAATTAGTTTTAGCCCTGACATCTATTCTCCAGTCTTATAACTAATTCATATGGTGTTTTAAGATTGATGATTTGTTCAGATTCAATCTTCCAGAGATCGCGTTTGCTATATTTTTGAGCTGGTGCGAGATTAGTTGTAATGCTAAATTTCTTAGCAATCTGAAGACTTTTTTCAAGCTCTGTGAGATCAAGCTTTGTCTGGGCCTTTACATTTGTTAGAATATTTTGAACCGCTTCGTAGTGGCACATTTTATTAAGAGTTAAAAGCTCAAGTCCAAGTACTTTTGTATTAAAGTCTTCATGTGTTAAAAAATGTTTGCGATAAAATAGTGCAGTAGAAAGAAGCTTCTGATAATTTTCTGTTTTATAGTAGATGACCGCTTGAACTTCCAGTGAACGTTTAAATCCAGCTGATTTTGGTGCAACCTTAATAAGAGCCTTGGTAGCTTCATTATATTTGTTTTGATTAAATAGACTGATGCCAGTCTGAAGATCGGATGCTACAGTCAAAAAAGAGATGAATGTGAGAAGCAATATCTTCTTCATCTAAAATCGCACTCCAAAAATTACATCAAGAGTATTGAGGTTGGTATCATTCTTAGCATTCTCGCTTCGTGTGATTCGAGATAGCTTGAGCCCTAGAGTATAATCTTTCTTGATTAGTATATTTGTTGTGAAGTTGATGTCGTAGAACTTATTATCATTAATTAAAAGCTTGCTCGTATTACGATAAGTATAGGTCCCATAATTAGCGCCAAGTCCAAGTTCAATCTGTGCCGTTGAATAAGAAAGGAGATTGATCTGGCCGATCAGAGGAATAAAACTTATCCCGACGGACTTTCTGTCTTCAGGGATGGCACTGATGACATTGACGTTATCCCCGAGGGATTTATTAAAATCATTTTTTTGATCACTATAGCGGTAATATGAAAGATTCGCTTCCAAATATGAGTTAAAGCGGTAGCCGTAGGCAATGCCAAGCCCTCTGACGTCATGAAGCTTATTATCAAGCTCTGTTTGAAAAGAGAGTTGTATGGCCTGTGACTTTATCTCAACAGGTGTGGCGAGATAGAGTTCTCCATATTCGGAGGCCTGTGCTGTAAAAATTGAAGCGAGGGATAAAAGTAATATCTTTTCCATATGTCGATTTTAGCTTTTATTTAGTCTCAAATCAGGTGAAGCTGTAAGATCTACGGGGGTGTCAAAACTTTGGACAGTTAGCCTTAGATAGTGATTTGAAATTCAAACTCATGCTCTCTCTTATCCATCTCGTTTGGGACAGGGAAGCGAGCATCTTTAAAGATTGTCTCAACACATTTTTCAAAGGCCTCGTCTCTTTTTTCACTAAGTCTTACGGTGATATTTTTCGGTTCACCCTCGTCGCTGATAAGAAAACTCACTTTAAAAGGGATAAACTGCTTTTTATGACCAAATCTCGAAGTGTTATACCATTTTGGTTTCATCTTATAACAGCGACATGAATCTTGGCCGTAGAATTTAACTTTAGAAGCAACTATCGTTTCATAGTTATTATTAGTCGCATGAATATTTTCAAGATTAAAGCAGGCACTTTGTTCTTTGAGATCACAGCCTTTCTTATTAAATTCGAGAGCCTTGGGGATGTTGCCAATTTTCTTATAGTAGAAGCCTAACTTACTACAGGCGAGGCCGTCACCGTTGTTACAGTTGCTCATTAGCTCTTGATTATCTTGAGCTGAAGATGTGTTTTTCTCTACAGTTGTAGAAGTTGCACAAGAGTAGAGAGTCATGAAAAAGAGGATATTTATTATTTTCATATGTCTGTTTAGTAAGTGGTTTAAAACTCTTAAATTAAGTGATCATCTTTTGGTTTTGGTTCTTTGATTTTATAGTATCCAGTCTACGTATCTGAAAATCCTTGGTAAACTTCTTGCCAAGTGAAGTTGTACTTTGTGTCTTTGTAAATATGTTCTGAAGAATCAATTTCTGTAAGGGATATTCCTAAAGCCGTAAGTTCTTGCGTTGTATATTTTTTTGAAATATTAAGATCTTGCGTGATAAAGAATATGGTTTTATATCATCACTCTCTAGAAATTTTTGTACACTCATCTCGTCGTATTTTTCTGCAATCTTCCACCTTTCAAATAGGAAGTGTGCTTGATTCTCTGTCACACCATAGAGTTCAAAAATATGCTTTGTAAATATATCAATTAAATTGTTCATTGCTTTCCTAAATGAATTCTCTGGTAATTTTAAATTTGAGGAGTGCGCCAGGTCTAGAGTTCTGAGTTAATTTTTGAATCTGAGCTACAAATACCGTAACTATTATAAACAGTATCAACATAATTAAATAGAGCTTCTTCTAAGCTGGTATAAGTGTGTAGACCATATTTTTCACCTCTTTCGGATTCAAATACTTCATATTTACTTTCGTCGATTTTCAAAAGGTAAGGGGTTTGAGAATCTCGGGTGTCACCATGAAAAATATTTTTAATTAATTTTTCATCAATTTTATTCTCAATTAGATACTTTACAGTGTCACTGATAGTAACATCTAATTTATTCCAATACTTCTTTTCCATCTCATTTGAATAAGGAGAGTTTGTAAATTCGTTCCAAAAATCTCTTACTATTTTTTTCATTAAAATTCCCCCTTACCTGAAATCCACTTAGCAGGAATTCTGTCATTATTTATAAAAACCTGACTACCTCCACCTAGTAATTTACCAACTGGAATTTGTTGAGTTCCTCGTATAAGTGCAATCTCTGAAACAACTCCTTCATATAGCATAGTATTTTCAGGAACTGTAATTTCAATCCATTTTTGAGCTGTATTTCCCCAGGCAGGGTCTAAAGCTGAATCAAAAACAGCTTGCCCAGGGCCAGTCGGTTTTGTTCTAGACCAAAATTGTGACAACGGACTTGCACCTTCTCCATAGACTCTATAGAGTTTTACGGGTTCATCTAAGACTGTTTCAAAGTAACTACTACTTCTAAAAGTATCAGCAACAATGGTGCCATTTGGCAGCTTCGTATCATGTAGAACCCCGTGTTTCATAGGATGAAATCGAGTCATCTTTCCTTTAATGACTTTAGATAAATCTCCAACCGCACCTATGTCATTCCCAATTATCCGCTTGCTTAGGTCGGCAAAATCTTTAATTCCTTCACTCGTCATTAACCCTAGCTTTCGTGCGGAAACAATTACTTTTTCACCAACGTCAATAATCTTCTCGGATACACGCGCAGTCTTAGTTAAAATTTTTCCTGCTGCCTGAATATAGTGTGAACCACCGGCCGTTAGAATTCCAACTGCTGCAAGCCCTCGTTCAAATGTAGATAATTCCTCTTTTGTAACAAGATTTTTGCCAGTGAAAAGTTCATAAACATCTTTACCAATACTAACGACTGGAATGAGACCGAGTCCGATATCAACAATTGAAGTTGCAACTTCCTCAAGTTGTTTTGAAGAGTCAATGTCTCCACTTATAAGTGCATCACTTGATAAGTTCAGGTAATCCGAAGCAGTCTCTTTATAGTGGACTTCGATATTGCTTTCTCTAACGTACTTAGTTGTTTTATAGATGCTTTCAAGTTGCTGGTACTCATTCTTGTACTCGGCATTGTTTGTTTGAAAGTTTGGAAGTAGACAGTCAGCACCGCTTTGAAGACATCTCTTGTAAGCGATTAACTCACTTGCATAGTCTTCCAGGGGAGTTTTTGCTCTTTCAAGTTCGACTGTGTCGAGAGGGATGTCCCACTCATTTGCAATATTATTTAATTCTTTTTGTATCGCTTCTTGCTTTTCAAGTGCCTTTATTACATCGTTTAAATCTTTTCCTTCGAGATTATCGATGAGTTCTCTGAATTCATCTTGAGACTCATTGATAAATGAAGTATCTTCACCCCAGCGCTCAAGATAATCCGCATTGAGACTATTGTTAAGAGCAGTGTTGATAAGCCCATTTAGTGCATTCTGCGAAACTTGTAGGGATGTTCGTGAACAACCTTGGCCCTCACAGTTCTTTAATGCTTCTGCGATTGCTCCGGATGTTTTAAGTCTTGCATTGTTGAAAATCTGACTTCTCTCAGGATCAAGAATGACAGGCCTTATATCTGCAAGATATGGTGTGACTGGAATAACACTTGTATCTTTAAGATTTGCTGATTTACCTAGAATGTTATCGATAAAAAGTTGTTGTTGTTCTGGAGAATAGTTTGCGCCAACTTGGGTAATGATATCTGAAAGATTATCACTGTTGATCTGCCCGTTTCCTAGGCCTTCGAAAATATCATTGAATTGTCTGTTAGTATCATTGATGGCATTGCCAATAGCTGTTGAAGAACTATCATTTGGTGCGTAGTAGTTTCCAACGCGATCTTGTTCTGAATCTCGGTATGAATTAACAGAGCTACTGCTCTGGACGCAATACTCTTTATTCTTCTCATAATCAAACTCACACTTAATCTCAAACACATTATAGGCATATGCTTGCATTGTAAGTAGCTGAAATATTATAAGTGTCCATTTGTTCATAACCTCTTATAACAGCTCTGTAAAAAAAATAAACGGACGATGTAAATAATTCAAGTTTTCCCAAACTAATCCCCATATTTTATAGAATCAAAAGAAAACTTAAGGGTTAGTTATGTTTAAAAAATCAATGTTTTGCACATTAATGTTCTCGACTTTATTGGCTACTTCCTGCTCAAAACAGGCTCCACTTGTCGTAAAGAATGAAGTTGCTCCTCCTCCTGAGGTCTACACTAGTGCCATGGCCATTGATGATCTCTCCCTTTTAGATGATACAAATGCGGGGGAAATTCTTTCTCGAATCTCGACAAATCTTAAGACAGACGATGATTGGTCTCTTTTTTGGAAAGATCTATATATCAAATATAATAGCTATGCTTGGAGTGGTGCTACTCTAAGTCGTATCATTGATTTATCAGGAATCAGTTGTGGTAAGAAGGGTTCTGTCGCATTTTCTGAATTTACTCAAAAAATTCTTGATAGAATCACTGATGAAGAGAAAGAAGAGTTACTTATTAAGGCCCTGAAGCACTATGACCTATGTGGTCTTAATGCAAATCAGACATTGGTTAGAGAATATCTTTCTCAATATAAGAAACTTCAAAATAAAAATGAAAGTGCTGAATTTGTTAAGTTGTTCTCTGTTCTTATGGGAGGGCCCCTTGATGAGGAGCTTGCAGATATCACGGATATGGTTGGTGCAATCTCGGATAAGAATAAGAAGCTAGAGCTTTACTATAGCTTTAAGGGAAATTATCAATATAAAGGAATTGTTGATAAGATCGTTGACTCATTTGATTATTCGGAAATTGTTCAACTTGCAAGTGAAGAGAAAATCGACTTTGATGATGCACTGGAAATCTTAAACATCTCAAAACATCAACAGAATAAACTATCAAAAGATGAAGTAGTAAAACTTCTAGCGACAGTAAGAAAAAATTATCAAAGAGCAACATCTAAGCTTAGTAAGTATAATTTATCTAAATTTCATTATGAAACATTGAAAAATCTAAAGTTTTTATCACTTTCTGAAGTTGAAACTTGGGCCAAATTTGCTCTTGAAAATTACGATGATATCTCGTCGTTGTACCCGCGTGATTCTGTCGCGAAGTATTTTCTTAGTTCCATGAACGGGACAGAAGTAAGTATTGATGCGCAATATATCGATGAGAAAATTGATGATTTACTAGTGAAGAGAGCCCAACTGCAAGTAGAAAAAGACATTCAAAAAAATAATGAAATTTATAAAGCTCTTTGTAATTTGTATAAGGACTTTGGAGTAGCTGAGGAAAAATATTCAAAGCCAAGCGACCTTAATAAGCTTGGGTGTAAGAAGTACTTAGGTGATAAAGAAATTGAAGTTGATGAAGTTGTCGCTATGCCACTTTTTAGTGGACTTGATACTAGCGGTGTTGACGTAGATTTTAGTGTCAGACCAAGCCAGTTATCAGTTATTAATACTTCTCAAAATTTTAAATATGAGAAAGTTTCAGATGTTGTAACAGAATCTAAGTATGATCATATTGTTGTTCCTCTCGTTTTTGCATTTGCCCCTTTAAAAGATATGGGACGCTTTAAGGCAGGGCAAAAACACTATGTTGCCATTCATCATGTTTATCGTGATGCCCGTGAACTTATTCCTGGTTTAGAAGGGGTACAGAGACCTCTAGATGGTAAGCGTGCAGGAAATTTAAAGTTTACAAGATCTACGTTTTCTCCTGTGAAGCATATTGCGTTTGGAGGAGAAGGCCAGGTTGCGGCAAGACCAAAGAAAGGTGCGAAGGGATATGTTAACTCATTAGACCAAATTGAAATAAGATCTTGGGTTGAATCATTTGCAGGGAATAGTAACTTTTATTTCTCTGACCAATTTAAAAATGTTCGAAATCTCAAAAATTTAATTGAAGCTTCAACAAGTGATGCTAATACACTCAGTTTATATATTGACCCTGATTATCTGAGCACACTTTCTTCGATGCAGAGAGAGTCATTGCTTGAAAATCTATCAGAGATAAAACGTCTCGAGGGAATGGGGGATGTTTCTGATGAAATTGCACTTGAAACATTAGTAAGAAGAAGTACTAGAGTATTAATCGATACAATTGAAGGTCTCGATTATAGTGCGTCTCTAAATGAGATCATGCCATCTCTTTTTACTGAATTAGAACTAGGAAGTGGCCCAGAGGGTGAAAACTATACAAACGGAAAAAGAGGACAGAATGGACAGACAATTATTGAATAATATCTTGTTAACGACATCACTGATCTTCTGCTTTAGTACAAGTGCAGATCTTATTGGTCACCATAAAGAGAGTGTGAAAAGTATCACTATTCCTGAAACAGGTCTTGTACTAAGTTCTGATACGATACTTAGAGCAAATGTGATCAATCTTAATGGGAAAATTGAAACGCTTGGGCATAAGCTATTTATCGATGCTCAAAATTTAAATATCGGATCGAAGGGAAAGATTATAGGTTTTTCTAATCCTGCAGAAGGGCAAGTTCTTATTCCTGAATCAATTACTCATGTTCCGTCAAAGGCCGGAAGAAGTGGTGATCATGGCGCTACCGGTGCTCAGGGGCTTAAGGGACATAATGGGTATGAAGGCACTGACGCGAGACAGGACTCTCGAAGCGTGACGGTTTATGCAAAAGAAATAAAAGGACACCTCTATATTGATGGTAATGGCCAAGAAGGTGGTGCTGGCGGTCGTGGTGGAAAAGGTGGCCGCGGTGGCGATGGCGGAGATGGTCGTGCAGGTCACGTAAAGGCTAAGTGGGATCACTGTGCTGAGAGAAGAAATGGTGGAAATGCTGGGAGAGGTGGAGCTCCTGGACTTGGAGGCGACGGTGGAAAAGGTGGACGCGGTGGAAATAATATCGAAGTTATTTTAAGAAGTGATGATATCTCTAAAGAATTGGTTTCAATTACATCTCTTCCGGGCGCTGGTGGAAAAGGTGGGATGTCCGGTGAGTATGGCGAGCCTGGTCAAGCTGGAGGTCCTGGGAAAGGTGGAAATGATAGTTTCACTTTTGGATTTAAGGTCAGAGATTGTGATACAAATGGTGGCTCAAATAGTACCGCGGGAAGTATCAACGAAAGTGAAGCTCAGCGCTTGGCAAGAACTGGGAAAGCAGGAGAGAAATCTCAAGTTGGAATTAAAAAGATAAATAGTCTTTCTGCAAAAGAGTTAAGTAATTTGAAAGGAAGTCTTGAGAATAATATTATCAAGTTTCACCTATCAAGATTATTCCACAAAAATAAACTGGAGCTATATTCATACTTAGCCGGAAGAGTGGAATTTTCGATTGATGGATTTGATAAGGATTTACTAGAATCACTGATGCTTGCTGATAAGGAAGTTGTGGTTGAGTTTAAGAATTTTCTTGAGACGAAACTTCTTACAGAAGTTGATCAAAGATTATCAAAAGCATTAAAAGAATTTAAAAATGATATTCACGAAATCGTCTCGATCCTAAATCTTGTTGAGAAGTCTGAAATTGAAGAGGCACATGAAAAGATTCTCTCGCAAGTTAAAAATGATGAGAAGAAGCTTTCAAGCAAAGTTGAAGACTTAATAGTCGAGTGCTTGGATTATCGTGATGTGAGCTCTTTTTATTATGATGAAATGACTCCTGGTTTTGCCAAGGTTCCAAGTTGTGAAGTTGGAGGTCTTACAAATCTTAGGAAGGATTTTTTTGCTAAGCTTGAAATTAATCAATCATATAAGCCTACAGTTTTTCCAAATTCGCTTATAGAGCTTTTAAAGATTGAAGAAGTGGCAAGTTCGAGTCGAAATCCAGCGCAAACTATTATTGACACTATTATTATC from Bacteriovorax sp. Seq25_V includes these protein-coding regions:
- a CDS encoding lipopolysaccharide assembly protein LapB, producing the protein MSGLKLILILSLSCYALASTTVKQATLLLKEGNSKKAISLLEERFNETEDENEQGEIAYLLSLDPEYKTSKSMSYYIQNALDKYSALDIKNRARLTRLLADTSFETGNLETALDFYTKALNQPDNRNLYDYLTLQKTWVLVNLDRKEEALSFLYNFITSQKTQIIDSMVYDFGRLYVEYLEAKKNKARNFNLQTIPSSSELISGIFAGISRTNISPDFISPILKKNKLYSDFYQFGVETKRISSYNNCSLLSWQLPQNTTKKLVSDISTELIKCQNKTSKEYQSLYSKLINTNMKTNELALLSTSLSDTKVACEQYENLLDKEYNESWYSYYLSNCLSDHVNNTIVNYTRKSSNKDYIRTVLSNQTYENSIMSSFAPKTDDHIHFLESVFTKLRIKNHLIDQSLLAQTEKSFETDSAIYCFFYSGKCEKADTLFTFKYLTSTQKIIYTLDFIKAQNFEAAYSLLIENQQLLENDLIAKEVYLHASMLKGLYSDSFFKIISGEKLLKDVYISTKEQRALKKKLTSFWAESIDTIATMTRVIRGTRYLSTIEKQDQVFRQISKLQKKLAKQQWPNTKTREIVIAGYRDLLQKAVTGYGKHQTEISTLIESKLKSWKENI
- a CDS encoding pre-toxin TG domain-containing protein; translation: MNKWTLIIFQLLTMQAYAYNVFEIKCEFDYEKNKEYCVQSSSSVNSYRDSEQDRVGNYYAPNDSSSTAIGNAINDTNRQFNDIFEGLGNGQINSDNLSDIITQVGANYSPEQQQLFIDNILGKSANLKDTSVIPVTPYLADIRPVILDPERSQIFNNARLKTSGAIAEALKNCEGQGCSRTSLQVSQNALNGLINTALNNSLNADYLERWGEDTSFINESQDEFRELIDNLEGKDLNDVIKALEKQEAIQKELNNIANEWDIPLDTVELERAKTPLEDYASELIAYKRCLQSGADCLLPNFQTNNAEYKNEYQQLESIYKTTKYVRESNIEVHYKETASDYLNLSSDALISGDIDSSKQLEEVATSIVDIGLGLIPVVSIGKDVYELFTGKNLVTKEELSTFERGLAAVGILTAGGSHYIQAAGKILTKTARVSEKIIDVGEKVIVSARKLGLMTSEGIKDFADLSKRIIGNDIGAVGDLSKVIKGKMTRFHPMKHGVLHDTKLPNGTIVADTFRSSSYFETVLDEPVKLYRVYGEGASPLSQFWSRTKPTGPGQAVFDSALDPAWGNTAQKWIEITVPENTMLYEGVVSEIALIRGTQQIPVGKLLGGGSQVFINNDRIPAKWISGKGEF